A section of the Mycobacterium sp. 3519A genome encodes:
- a CDS encoding aminotransferase class IV, whose translation MTVVDQGTSNLVAVEPGAIREDTPPGSVIQYSDYELDTSSPYAGGVAWIEGEYIPASEARISIFDTGFGHSDLTYTVAHVWHGNIFRLGDHLDRLLDGAHKLRLDPGYSKDELAEITKRCVAMSQLRESFVNLTVTRGYGKRKGEKDLSKLTHQVYIYAIPYLWAFPPHEQIFGTTAIVPRHVRRAGRNTVDPTIKNYQWGDLTAASFEAKDRGARTAILMDADNCVAEGPGFNVVIVKDGKLASPSRNALPGITRKTVFELADAMGIEATLRDVTSHELYDADELMAVTTAGGVTPINTLDGEPVGDGTPGPLTVAIRDRFWALMDEPSPLIEAIDY comes from the coding sequence ATGACTGTCGTAGACCAGGGCACCAGCAACCTCGTCGCCGTCGAACCCGGCGCCATCCGCGAGGACACCCCACCCGGTTCGGTGATCCAGTACAGCGACTACGAACTGGATACCTCGAGTCCGTACGCGGGCGGCGTCGCGTGGATCGAAGGCGAATACATCCCCGCATCCGAGGCCCGCATCTCGATCTTCGACACCGGGTTCGGCCACTCCGATCTGACCTACACCGTGGCACATGTGTGGCACGGCAACATCTTCCGGCTCGGTGACCACCTCGACCGGCTGCTCGACGGCGCGCACAAGCTGCGCCTCGACCCGGGCTACAGCAAGGACGAACTGGCGGAGATCACCAAACGCTGCGTCGCCATGTCCCAGCTGCGCGAGTCGTTCGTCAACCTGACCGTCACCCGCGGATACGGAAAACGCAAGGGCGAGAAGGACTTGTCAAAGCTGACCCATCAGGTGTACATCTACGCGATCCCCTACCTGTGGGCGTTTCCCCCGCATGAGCAGATCTTCGGTACGACGGCGATCGTCCCGCGGCATGTGCGGCGCGCGGGCCGCAACACCGTCGACCCGACCATCAAGAACTACCAGTGGGGCGACCTGACCGCCGCCAGCTTCGAGGCCAAGGACCGCGGCGCCCGCACCGCGATCCTGATGGACGCCGACAACTGCGTGGCAGAGGGCCCCGGCTTCAACGTCGTCATCGTCAAGGACGGCAAGCTCGCCTCACCGTCCCGCAACGCGCTGCCGGGGATCACCCGTAAGACCGTCTTCGAACTGGCTGACGCCATGGGCATCGAGGCGACGCTGCGCGACGTCACCAGCCACGAACTGTACGACGCAGACGAACTGATGGCGGTCACCACCGCCGGCGGCGTGACGCCGATCAACACGCTCGACGGCGAACCCGTGGGAGACGGCACGCCCGGTCCGCTCACCGTCGCCATCCGCGACCGGTTCTGGGCGCTGATGGACGAGCCGTCGCCGCTGATCGAGGCAATTGACTACTGA
- a CDS encoding LysR family transcriptional regulator: MRYFAVLGEELNYRRAAERLFITQPALSTAIKQLEHQLGVMLFTRSTREVALTELGQAWLPKVRDALRGVDAAVDDLIALSAHYRRIRLGYLIGTGADLLFRLLRHFEAKYPEITLEPREFDFSDPTAGLADGSTEVAIIRPPVDLPEHRMFILDAENWVACLPRDHPLASRSELNIAELLDDPIVVAPASAGRWRDYWMAMDARGGQPPTIAAVAATYEEETTTIARGLGISFTSEASARLYNRQGIAYVPIVDRPRNYTALAWHPAGLSHEAAQLVKHVREEWSFGEGQAIERPATYY; the protein is encoded by the coding sequence TTGCGCTACTTCGCCGTGCTCGGCGAGGAGCTGAACTACCGGCGCGCCGCGGAGCGACTGTTCATCACCCAACCCGCGTTGTCGACGGCGATCAAACAGCTCGAACATCAGCTGGGCGTCATGCTGTTCACCCGCAGCACCCGCGAGGTCGCGCTGACGGAACTGGGCCAGGCCTGGTTGCCGAAGGTGCGCGACGCGCTGCGCGGAGTCGACGCCGCGGTCGACGACCTGATCGCACTGTCGGCGCACTACCGTCGCATCCGGTTGGGTTATCTGATCGGCACCGGCGCGGACCTGCTGTTCCGACTGCTCCGCCACTTCGAGGCCAAGTATCCGGAAATCACCTTGGAGCCAAGGGAATTCGACTTCTCCGATCCGACTGCCGGGCTGGCCGACGGCAGCACGGAGGTGGCGATCATCCGGCCGCCGGTGGATCTGCCCGAACACCGGATGTTCATCCTCGACGCGGAGAACTGGGTCGCGTGCCTGCCGCGTGACCACCCGCTGGCGAGCCGCTCCGAACTGAACATCGCCGAACTGCTCGACGACCCGATCGTGGTTGCGCCTGCCAGCGCGGGCCGGTGGCGCGACTACTGGATGGCGATGGACGCCCGCGGCGGCCAACCGCCCACCATCGCCGCCGTCGCGGCCACCTACGAAGAGGAGACCACGACGATCGCGCGCGGCCTCGGCATCAGCTTCACCAGCGAGGCCAGCGCGCGCCTGTACAACAGGCAGGGCATCGCCTACGTGCCGATCGTCGACCGCCCGCGCAACTACACGGCGCTGGCCTGGCATCCGGCCGGGCTGTCCCACGAGGCGGCGCAACTGGTCAAGCATGTCCGCGAGGAGTGGAGCTTCGGCGAAGGCCAGGCGATCGAACGGCCGGCGACCTACTACTGA
- a CDS encoding APC family permease: MTDTASPVMPTAPSDDEDARLAQFGYSQKLDRSVGRLASFALGFATISATTAVFTGFGAGYFTAGGPFVWTLLLAAAVFLIWTFIAADLTAKIPLAGYAYQWTSRIHGSILAWFTGVLALAGWVCGMTGVGFILSGYLGSLFGWNMSQTAQILVAIGVMAVCMLVNLYGVRFATMVNNIGVGLELVITVGATLLVAVVAFSSPDNHQPISVLFTGGTNDEHSAYILAWLAASLGPFFGLIGVEASADIAEETVNARRVIPRTMFYALTASIVIEFSMYVVYVLAIRDQDAVAAATAAPIEEIITQQVGPVVTRIVVAVAMTNIMACILANILVATRLTYSMARDNMLPFSHVWRHVSVSNRTPTYAVLGLFSLSTILLLSALVSEKAFFLIIGLSSLAVCAMYFLQTVAVLIANRRGTIPAPEPGTFDLGRARVPVAVLALIAFGLVCAALIFLPQFAGNGYVFLGLVVLAALWAVTGLRTRLRNGDAGPNYAKTHLS; the protein is encoded by the coding sequence ATGACTGACACCGCCTCACCCGTGATGCCGACGGCGCCGAGCGACGACGAGGACGCCAGGCTGGCCCAGTTCGGGTACTCGCAAAAACTCGATCGCTCGGTCGGCCGGCTGGCGTCCTTCGCCCTCGGCTTCGCCACCATCAGCGCCACCACCGCGGTGTTCACCGGGTTCGGCGCAGGCTACTTCACCGCGGGCGGCCCCTTCGTCTGGACGCTTCTGCTGGCCGCGGCGGTGTTCCTGATCTGGACCTTCATCGCCGCCGACCTGACCGCGAAGATCCCGCTGGCCGGTTACGCCTATCAGTGGACCAGCCGCATCCACGGCTCGATCCTCGCCTGGTTCACCGGTGTGCTCGCACTCGCAGGCTGGGTCTGCGGCATGACCGGCGTCGGCTTCATCCTGTCCGGCTACCTCGGCAGCCTGTTCGGCTGGAACATGAGCCAGACCGCCCAGATCCTCGTCGCCATCGGCGTGATGGCGGTCTGCATGCTGGTGAACCTGTACGGCGTGCGCTTCGCGACGATGGTCAACAACATCGGCGTTGGCCTCGAACTGGTCATCACCGTCGGCGCGACACTGCTGGTCGCGGTCGTCGCCTTTTCCTCCCCGGACAACCACCAACCGATCTCGGTCCTGTTCACCGGCGGCACCAACGACGAGCACAGCGCCTACATCCTGGCGTGGCTGGCCGCATCGCTTGGTCCCTTCTTCGGCCTGATCGGCGTCGAGGCCAGCGCAGACATCGCCGAGGAGACCGTGAACGCCCGCCGGGTCATTCCGCGGACGATGTTCTATGCGCTGACCGCATCGATCGTCATCGAGTTCTCGATGTACGTCGTCTACGTGCTGGCGATCAGGGACCAGGACGCCGTCGCGGCCGCCACGGCGGCGCCCATCGAGGAGATCATCACGCAGCAGGTGGGCCCGGTGGTGACGAGAATCGTTGTGGCAGTCGCGATGACGAACATCATGGCGTGCATCCTGGCCAACATCCTGGTGGCAACCCGGCTCACCTACTCGATGGCCCGCGACAACATGCTGCCGTTCTCCCATGTCTGGCGGCACGTGTCGGTGTCCAACCGGACGCCCACCTACGCCGTGCTCGGACTGTTCAGCCTCTCGACCATCCTGCTGCTGTCCGCACTGGTGAGCGAGAAAGCGTTCTTCCTGATCATCGGCCTCTCGTCGCTGGCGGTGTGCGCCATGTACTTCCTGCAGACGGTGGCCGTGCTGATCGCCAACCGCCGCGGCACCATTCCCGCGCCGGAGCCAGGGACGTTCGATCTCGGCCGGGCCCGGGTGCCGGTCGCCGTGCTGGCGCTGATCGCCTTCGGCCTGGTGTGCGCGGCGCTGATCTTCCTTCCGCAGTTCGCGGGCAACGGCTATGTGTTCCTCGGGCTCGTGGTGCTCGCCGCGCTGTGGGCGGTCACCGGGCTGCGCACCCGACTGCGCAACGGCGACGCAGGCCCGAACTACGCCAAGACCCACCTCTCCTGA
- a CDS encoding acyl-CoA dehydrogenase — translation MPIAITEEHNDLADSVRSLVARVAPSEVLHEALENPIPNPPPFWKAAAEQGLQGVHLAESVGGQGFGILELAIVLAEFGYGAVPGPFVPSAIASALIAANDPDAKLLNDLASGDVIAAYAIDSGLTATRHGEGLVIRGEVRAVPAAAQASVLVLPVAIDSGEEWLVLDADQLEIEPVQSIDPLRPIAHVRANAVEVGDDRVLNNLSRTLARALMSTLLSAESIGVARWATDTASGYAKIREQFGRPIGQFQAIKHKCAEMIADTERATAAVWDAARAIDEYRETGSQDSAFEFAAAVAATLAPAAALHCTQDCIQVHGGIGFTWEHDTNVYYRRAIMLAACFGRAADYPQQVVDVATTTGVRKIDIDLDQDTEKLRDEIRAEVAALKAIPREQRTIALAEGGWVVPHLPKPWGRAASPVEQIIIAQEFTAGKVRRPNMGIAAWLIPSVVAFGTEEQKQRFLPPTLRGEMIWCQLFSEPGSGSDLASLSTKATKVDGGWRITGQKIWTTGAQLSQWGMLLARTDPSAPKHNGITYFLLDMSSEGVEVKPLRELTGNAMFNTVFLDDVFVPDDLVLGEVNRGWEVSRTTLTAERVSIGSSEAPFLANLNGFVEFIRDGHFDQIDQNHAGRLIAEGHAAKLLNMRSTLLTLAGGDPMPAAAISKLLSMRTGQGYAEFAVSSFGTDGAIGDPDQPQGQWAQMLLASRATTIYGGTSEVQLNIIAERLLGLPRDP, via the coding sequence ATGCCCATCGCAATCACAGAGGAACACAACGACCTGGCTGATTCGGTCCGGTCTCTGGTGGCGCGGGTGGCTCCGTCGGAGGTGCTGCACGAAGCGCTGGAGAATCCGATCCCCAACCCACCGCCGTTCTGGAAGGCCGCTGCCGAGCAGGGCCTCCAAGGCGTTCACCTCGCGGAATCGGTTGGCGGACAGGGTTTCGGCATCCTCGAGTTGGCCATCGTGCTCGCCGAGTTCGGCTACGGCGCGGTGCCGGGACCGTTCGTGCCGTCCGCGATCGCCAGCGCGCTGATCGCTGCCAACGACCCCGACGCGAAGCTGCTCAATGACCTGGCCTCCGGTGACGTCATCGCCGCATACGCGATCGACTCCGGCCTGACCGCCACCCGGCACGGTGAGGGCCTCGTCATCCGCGGCGAGGTGCGGGCGGTGCCCGCCGCCGCCCAGGCGTCCGTGCTGGTGCTGCCGGTCGCCATCGACAGCGGTGAAGAGTGGCTGGTGCTCGACGCCGACCAGTTGGAAATCGAACCCGTGCAGAGCATCGATCCGCTTCGGCCGATCGCGCATGTGCGGGCCAACGCCGTCGAGGTCGGCGACGACCGCGTGCTGAACAACCTGAGCCGCACCCTGGCTCGGGCGCTGATGTCGACGTTGCTGTCTGCCGAGTCCATCGGTGTCGCGCGGTGGGCGACCGACACCGCGTCGGGATACGCGAAGATCCGCGAGCAGTTCGGCAGGCCGATCGGCCAGTTCCAGGCCATCAAGCACAAGTGCGCGGAGATGATCGCCGACACCGAGCGGGCCACCGCCGCGGTGTGGGACGCCGCCCGAGCCATCGACGAATATCGCGAAACCGGTTCGCAGGACAGTGCTTTCGAGTTCGCCGCAGCGGTCGCCGCGACGTTGGCGCCCGCGGCGGCGCTGCACTGCACCCAGGACTGCATCCAGGTGCACGGCGGCATCGGCTTCACCTGGGAGCACGACACCAACGTCTACTACCGGCGCGCGATCATGCTGGCGGCCTGCTTCGGCCGCGCCGCGGACTACCCGCAGCAGGTGGTCGACGTCGCGACCACCACCGGCGTTCGCAAGATCGACATCGACCTCGACCAGGACACCGAGAAGCTTCGCGACGAGATCCGTGCGGAAGTCGCTGCGCTGAAAGCGATTCCGCGGGAACAGCGCACGATCGCGTTGGCCGAGGGCGGTTGGGTGGTGCCCCACCTGCCCAAGCCTTGGGGTCGCGCGGCCAGTCCCGTCGAGCAGATCATCATCGCCCAGGAGTTCACCGCCGGTAAGGTGCGCCGACCCAACATGGGCATCGCGGCGTGGTTGATTCCCTCGGTGGTCGCGTTCGGCACCGAGGAACAGAAGCAGCGCTTCCTGCCGCCGACGCTGCGCGGCGAAATGATCTGGTGTCAGCTGTTTTCCGAGCCGGGATCCGGCTCGGACCTGGCCAGCCTGAGCACGAAGGCCACCAAGGTCGACGGCGGTTGGCGGATCACCGGCCAGAAGATCTGGACCACCGGGGCGCAGCTGTCGCAGTGGGGCATGCTGCTGGCCCGCACCGATCCGAGCGCACCGAAACACAACGGCATCACCTACTTCCTGCTCGACATGTCCAGTGAGGGCGTCGAGGTCAAGCCGCTTCGCGAACTCACCGGCAACGCGATGTTCAACACCGTGTTCCTCGACGACGTGTTCGTCCCCGACGACCTGGTGCTCGGCGAGGTGAACCGCGGCTGGGAGGTCAGTCGCACCACGCTGACCGCGGAGCGGGTGTCCATCGGCAGCAGTGAGGCGCCGTTCCTGGCCAACCTCAACGGTTTCGTCGAGTTCATCCGCGACGGGCACTTCGACCAGATCGACCAGAACCACGCGGGCAGGCTGATCGCCGAGGGGCATGCGGCCAAGCTGCTCAACATGCGCTCGACACTGCTGACGTTGGCCGGCGGCGATCCGATGCCCGCCGCCGCGATCTCGAAGCTGCTGTCGATGCGCACCGGCCAGGGGTATGCGGAGTTTGCAGTGTCGTCGTTCGGCACCGACGGCGCCATCGGCGACCCCGACCAGCCTCAGGGCCAGTGGGCGCAGATGCTGCTGGCCAGCCGGGCCACGACGATTTACGGCGGCACGTCGGAGGTGCAGCTCAACATCATCGCCGAGCGGCTGCTGGGACTGCCCCGCGACCCGTAA
- a CDS encoding SDR family NAD(P)-dependent oxidoreductase, which yields MNIDLSGKTALVTGSTQGIGLAIAEGLAGSGARVAVNGRTAERVDEAVAKLTGDVFGIAADVSTEDGAAKLHRELPDVDILVNNLGIFGAVPAREITDEQWRTYFDVNVLAAVRLIRMYLPGMTERGWGRAIQIASDSALVTPEEMIHYGVSKTALLAVSRGFAKDAAGTGVTVNSVIAGPTHTAGVEDFVYQLVDKSLPWDEAQREFMRKHRPQSLLQRLIEPAEIANMVTYLASPLASATTGGALRVDGGYVDSIVP from the coding sequence GTGAACATTGATCTGAGTGGAAAGACGGCCCTCGTCACAGGGTCGACCCAGGGCATCGGGTTGGCCATCGCGGAAGGGCTGGCGGGCAGCGGCGCCCGTGTCGCGGTCAACGGCCGCACTGCCGAGCGGGTCGACGAGGCGGTCGCGAAGTTGACCGGTGATGTCTTCGGTATCGCTGCCGACGTGTCGACCGAGGACGGCGCGGCGAAGCTGCACCGCGAGTTGCCCGACGTCGACATCCTGGTGAACAACCTCGGCATCTTCGGCGCCGTACCGGCGCGCGAGATCACCGACGAGCAGTGGCGCACCTATTTCGACGTGAATGTGCTTGCCGCCGTTCGGCTTATCCGCATGTACCTGCCGGGCATGACCGAACGCGGTTGGGGCAGGGCCATTCAGATCGCCAGCGATTCGGCGTTGGTGACGCCCGAGGAGATGATCCACTACGGGGTGTCCAAGACGGCTCTGCTGGCCGTGTCGCGCGGCTTCGCCAAGGACGCGGCGGGCACCGGCGTGACCGTCAACTCGGTGATCGCGGGGCCGACGCACACCGCGGGCGTCGAGGATTTCGTCTACCAGTTGGTCGACAAATCGCTGCCGTGGGACGAGGCGCAGCGCGAGTTCATGCGCAAGCACCGACCGCAGTCGCTGCTGCAACGGCTCATCGAACCCGCCGAAATCGCCAACATGGTCACGTATCTCGCTTCACCGCTGGCATCGGCTACCACCGGCGGCGCGTTGCGCGTCGACGGTGGATACGTGGATTCGATCGTGCCCTAG